One stretch of Candidatus Omnitrophota bacterium DNA includes these proteins:
- a CDS encoding TrkA family potassium uptake protein, with product MRQFAVIGLDRFGASVAKTLSEKGYQVLAIDIEDDKVQDFSEIVTQAVCADATDEKALKAIGVNSVDVAVVSVGGNIEASVLITLVLKEIGIKEVVAKAVTEEQGKVLERIGANRIVFPERDMGIRIANSLISPKVSEHIDLSSACSIIEIKAPKEFIGKSLKQLSVRARYGLNIAAIKSVDESGVETVNSMPEADYKIKAVDKLMVIGSNENIERLKEKE from the coding sequence ATGAGACAGTTTGCCGTGATAGGATTGGACAGGTTTGGCGCCAGCGTAGCAAAGACGTTGAGTGAAAAAGGTTATCAGGTATTGGCTATTGATATTGAAGACGATAAGGTGCAGGATTTCTCTGAAATTGTTACGCAGGCGGTATGCGCGGACGCTACGGACGAGAAGGCTTTAAAAGCGATAGGCGTTAATTCCGTTGACGTCGCTGTTGTAAGCGTCGGTGGCAATATTGAGGCATCCGTGCTTATTACCCTGGTTCTTAAGGAAATAGGGATCAAGGAAGTTGTCGCAAAGGCCGTGACAGAGGAGCAGGGCAAGGTTTTGGAAAGGATAGGCGCCAACAGGATAGTGTTTCCGGAAAGGGATATGGGTATACGTATTGCTAATTCGCTTATTTCGCCCAAAGTAAGCGAACACATAGACCTTTCATCCGCGTGCAGTATTATAGAGATAAAAGCGCCGAAAGAATTTATCGGCAAAAGCCTTAAACAATTAAGCGTCCGGGCCAGATATGGATTAAATATCGCGGCCATAAAGAGTGTTGATGAATCCGGTGTTGAAACGGTAAATTCCATGCCGGAGGCGGATTATAAAATAAAGGCCGTGGATAAGCTTATGGTGATTGGCTCAAACGAGAATATTGAGAGGCTGAAAGAGAAAGAATAG
- the pheS gene encoding phenylalanine--tRNA ligase subunit alpha — translation MENRLRELEKLALLDIKAVSTQQEFEMARAKYLGRKGAFSVLYKELAACSPQERPALGQKLNKLKSVLEEEFKNKANVLSRGSCQARQDTFDATMPGICPLVGKTHLITKTIDDICGIFSCMGFGIVEGPEIENEFNNFEALNIPLDHPSREAFDTFYLDTENFGSNPQARRLLRSHTSPMQIRYMLEHKPPFSIAVPGKVFRPDATDASHSFMFHQVEGLMVADNINFANLKWILFEFARKCFGSAVQVRFRPHFFPFTEPSAEVDVSCIICQGRGCRVCSQSGWLEILGSGMVDPNVFKAVGIDSDKFSGFAFGMGVERIAMLKHGIDDIRLFYENDLRFLGQF, via the coding sequence GTGGAGAATCGTTTAAGAGAATTGGAAAAGCTGGCACTGCTTGATATAAAAGCGGTTTCTACACAGCAAGAATTTGAGATGGCGCGCGCGAAATATTTAGGCAGAAAAGGGGCCTTTTCAGTTCTTTATAAAGAGCTTGCCGCTTGCAGTCCGCAGGAGAGGCCGGCGCTTGGCCAAAAATTAAACAAGCTTAAGTCCGTATTGGAAGAGGAGTTTAAAAATAAAGCGAATGTTCTTTCGCGCGGTTCTTGCCAGGCCCGGCAGGATACGTTTGACGCAACCATGCCGGGCATTTGCCCGCTTGTCGGCAAAACTCATCTTATAACAAAAACAATAGACGATATATGCGGGATTTTTTCTTGTATGGGGTTCGGTATAGTTGAGGGCCCGGAGATAGAAAACGAGTTCAATAATTTTGAGGCTCTTAACATACCGCTTGACCATCCGTCAAGGGAGGCCTTTGACACGTTTTATCTTGACACGGAAAATTTTGGGTCAAATCCGCAGGCAAGGCGCCTGCTTAGAAGCCACACATCTCCTATGCAAATACGGTATATGTTAGAACACAAACCGCCTTTTTCAATAGCCGTGCCCGGTAAGGTATTCAGGCCTGATGCCACCGACGCCAGCCACTCTTTTATGTTTCATCAGGTTGAGGGGTTGATGGTGGCTGACAACATAAATTTCGCCAATCTTAAATGGATCTTGTTTGAGTTCGCCCGTAAATGTTTTGGAAGCGCGGTCCAGGTAAGATTCAGGCCGCATTTTTTTCCGTTTACAGAACCAAGCGCCGAGGTAGACGTATCTTGTATTATTTGCCAGGGCAGAGGGTGCAGGGTATGTTCGCAAAGCGGCTGGCTTGAAATACTCGGGTCCGGCATGGTTGACCCTAACGTGTTCAAGGCAGTCGGTATAGATTCCGATAAATTCAGCGGTTTTGCCTTTGGAATGGGCGTTGAGAGAATAGCGATGCTAAAACACGGTATTGACGATATAAGGCTTTTTTATGAAAATGATTTAAGATTTTTAGGACAATTTTAA
- the pheT gene encoding phenylalanine--tRNA ligase subunit beta encodes MKISYKWLRGYISIKVRPKTLAHWLTMAGHEVSSIEQKNGDFIFDIEVTPNRPDCLSHIGIARELSAIIGKPLKMPRNAKVSSVGQKQDFKITRRDESDCSFYTARILKNVQIGPSPQWLVARLNAIGLHSVNNVVDITNFVLFETGQPLHAFDMDKLSGNEIIVRSAGVDEKLVTIDGIQRTLNPGVMVISDGDKACAIAGIIGGANSAISPLTKNVLLESACFNPVRIRRSSLSLGVSTDSSYRFERGIGCYGVIHASDRAACLIRDIAKAQIGAFLSSGRQTLSAAKVILRVAYLNKILGTALKPAQIKQILTRLGYKARGSGVLEVSVPLYRHDTAREADLIEEVARIYGYERITAAAPSIIIAKPNDSGKDFAVKRDTAKNVLVSGGFNEIVSYSLIGREMIEGMPWDEDDCAVVKNPQNKEQEIMRPSLLPGILKAVAYNISRQLYDIRLFELSRTYARDRDKYLEENRLAIALYANPHAEGKCVVENGFFQLKGAIMCLMDSLGLREPNFENTMSQLFDEYSCMAVLSDSIMLGCFGRLRDGIASNFGITGAVYAGEINFDQICALARTHRSYKPLPRFPYTYRDISFAVDMSIGYQQIAGLIRHIGGHTVENIRLLNEYRGKQIEEGRRGIAMRVIFRSREKTLTEEEINALDASIRSGIKEFFGAILR; translated from the coding sequence ATGAAAATATCATATAAATGGCTTAGAGGATATATTAGTATTAAGGTCCGCCCAAAGACGCTTGCGCACTGGCTGACTATGGCAGGCCATGAGGTTTCTTCTATAGAACAAAAAAACGGGGATTTTATTTTTGATATAGAAGTGACCCCAAATAGGCCCGACTGCCTTTCGCATATAGGCATAGCCCGTGAATTATCAGCTATTATAGGTAAACCGCTTAAAATGCCGCGGAATGCAAAAGTAAGTTCGGTGGGCCAGAAGCAAGATTTTAAGATTACCAGGCGCGATGAAAGCGACTGCTCTTTTTATACGGCCCGTATTTTAAAGAATGTGCAAATCGGGCCTTCGCCGCAATGGCTGGTGGCCAGATTAAACGCCATAGGGCTTCATTCCGTTAATAATGTGGTTGATATAACGAATTTTGTGCTTTTTGAAACAGGCCAACCCCTGCACGCTTTTGATATGGACAAGCTATCGGGCAATGAGATTATTGTCCGTTCCGCCGGTGTTGATGAGAAGCTGGTGACGATAGACGGTATACAGAGAACGCTTAATCCCGGAGTCATGGTAATAAGCGACGGGGATAAGGCCTGCGCTATAGCAGGCATTATCGGGGGCGCGAATTCCGCGATATCACCGTTAACTAAAAATGTGCTTTTGGAAAGCGCCTGTTTTAATCCTGTAAGGATAAGGCGTTCGTCCCTTTCTCTGGGGGTATCAACGGATTCAAGTTATCGTTTTGAGCGGGGTATTGGCTGTTATGGTGTTATTCACGCTTCGGACAGGGCGGCATGCCTTATAAGAGATATTGCCAAGGCCCAGATAGGCGCGTTTTTATCGTCGGGCAGGCAGACCCTTTCTGCCGCAAAAGTTATCCTGCGCGTTGCTTATCTTAACAAAATACTTGGGACAGCCCTAAAGCCCGCGCAGATAAAACAAATACTTACACGATTAGGATATAAGGCCCGCGGCAGCGGCGTTTTAGAAGTTTCTGTGCCTTTGTACCGTCACGATACGGCGCGGGAGGCAGATCTTATAGAAGAGGTTGCCAGGATATACGGGTATGAGCGTATCACAGCCGCCGCACCGTCAATTATTATAGCAAAGCCTAATGATAGCGGGAAAGATTTTGCCGTTAAACGTGATACGGCCAAAAACGTGCTTGTTTCTGGAGGCTTCAATGAGATTGTATCTTACAGTCTGATTGGCAGGGAAATGATAGAAGGCATGCCATGGGATGAGGACGATTGTGCTGTGGTGAAGAATCCGCAAAATAAAGAACAGGAAATAATGAGGCCTTCATTACTCCCCGGGATTCTGAAGGCGGTAGCCTATAATATAAGCAGGCAGTTGTATGATATAAGATTATTTGAGCTGTCCCGAACATATGCCAGAGACCGGGACAAATACTTAGAAGAAAACCGCCTGGCTATTGCGTTATATGCGAATCCGCATGCGGAGGGAAAATGCGTTGTTGAAAACGGTTTTTTTCAGCTTAAAGGCGCTATAATGTGCCTTATGGATTCGCTTGGGTTAAGGGAGCCAAATTTTGAAAACACAATGTCCCAATTATTTGATGAGTATTCTTGTATGGCAGTTCTGTCGGACAGTATTATGCTGGGTTGTTTTGGCAGGCTAAGAGACGGTATCGCGAGCAATTTTGGCATAACGGGCGCTGTATATGCCGGTGAAATTAATTTTGACCAAATTTGCGCCCTGGCCCGGACACACCGTTCTTATAAGCCTCTGCCGCGTTTCCCGTATACTTATAGAGATATCTCATTCGCGGTAGATATGTCTATAGGATACCAGCAGATAGCCGGCCTGATAAGACACATAGGCGGGCATACCGTTGAAAATATAAGATTGTTAAATGAATACCGCGGCAAGCAAATAGAAGAAGGCCGCAGGGGAATTGCTATGCGCGTGATATTCAGATCCAGGGAAAAGACATTGACGGAAGAAGAGATCAACGCGTTAGACGCGTCAATACGGTCCGGCATCAAGGAGTTTTTTGGAGCAATCTTGCGTTAG